The following nucleotide sequence is from Populus nigra chromosome 15, ddPopNigr1.1, whole genome shotgun sequence.
GTAAATTTTCTGAGTAACTTAATGTAcaatagaagctaaaaaaaaacagcttagcTACCTAGAactgaaaatcaaaatattgcATAGCTTTTACCTTCACTCTAATAGTAGTGCTTCTGTTTCTGCAACAGTAGCTTTCAAGTCAATAGGTATTGACCTATGTGAGTCAGGCTGTGGACATCATGAAGTTGCTGATGCTGAGTTTTCTAAAAACCTTAATTGCATGGTAAATAATGCTACTGGACTTTGTGAAGCAGGAAAAGAAACTTCCATAGATGATCAACACAAAGAGCTAATAGCTTGTGGTATATCTGGAGAAGTTGGTAACATTGATGATGGGGCACTCAGTACTGCCAACAAGGATCCTGTGAGCCGCCCTTCCCTGGAATTAGATGAGTATGATGATCCTTCATCTGAAAGTGCTGAGATCATGGTTGGTCATAATTCTCAGGATGTTCTTCATGAAAATTCAAGTGGTTTGCATCGTAGAAAAACTCGAAAGGTACGCTTGTTGACGGAATTGTTGTGTGAAAATGGGGATAGAGACACTGATAACAGAACTCGGTTTTCTCTGCCCCATGCCTTTCCTGATGCATCTACTGGAGTTGATAAGATTTCTGTTCTCCAAGAGGAGGTGGCTATCCAAGGCAAAGTTAGAAGGGGCTTGGGTCATAATAGTAAAAGAAAGTTGCCTCAGGATGAAGATTCAAGATCTCTGGAGATGAGGTCTCCCAATAAAGTTTGCAAAGAAGTTGGGATCTTAAAGAGAGATGGGGAACCTGCTGAACCCATTGTGGCTTCTGAATCAGAAGAAGATGCATCTGGTAGAATGGGTTTACAAACTGGCATGAAGATTCAGTGGGCCAAAAACAAAGTTGATAGAAGTCCCATTGTAagtaagaagaaaaacaaaaaggtacCAAGTTTTGATGAATGTTTGTCTCCAGACCCATCCCAAGAAAATTTGCCAAATGAAATTGGGGAGAAAAATGGAGATAATTCTAGGCCCATTGCTGTTGATGGTGTACTGGCCAAGTCAGTACACAATGCATTTATAGGCAGAGAGATGGACCTTTTCCCTTTGCCTGATCCAAGAATGGAGAAAAATGTTAGTGAGTataagaagaaaggaaagatgCCTCAGTTTGATGATTATCAGGTTTCCCCTACTCCTTGGAATCATGACATTCTCAGAGAAGGTCCAGTGATTAGAAAAGATGTGGGGACAGTAAATACTGGACCTGTAGTTTTTCCATTTCATTCAGCACAGGAAACATCCCTTGAAAAGGGGCTGGATCTTTCTCTTAACAGCTACAAGACTGCACAAAGCTATGATGGGAAACATATTCCACTGGTAGAAAATAGGCGAAGTTGTTTATTTACTTGGCAAGAAGGAACTTCCCAAATTCAGGCGACGAGGAAAGCTTCAAAAATTGAGCACGCGGGGAATATCAGTTTCACTTCTAAAATTTCCCAAGATGCACCTTTTGAGAAAGGACTACATTGCGATCCCAATACCAAGAGACCATCTTTGGAAATGCCCTTCCGCAGAGAGAAGCAGAAATACACCTCCCAGGTTGAAATTGGGGGTTGCTCTCTCATGCAGAAAAAGGTATGACCTTCTCTTTTCTTGCTTCTATTGTTGGAGATGCATGATATCACAGCGTAGAagggaattttttttgatatattttgggACCATTGTTTAATGCAATAGGAAAAGTCATGCAGTTACAAGGTTGCATGTTTGAGCCTGGAGAGCCACCACTCCTAATGGTTGAAGGATAGGGACTGATTCCAAATTCTGCCAGGAACCAAATTCCCTCCCAAAACCTGACTTTGAAGAGACCATGGCGagctaatcattttttttttttcaagttaaataaaCATTCAAACCTCCCATAGGGATCCAAAAACCTTGTCTTTCCCATTGAGATTATTGCCTAAATGTTATATCATGGAAttcttttttctggttttttattATGGCTTTTATGATTATGGGTGTTTCATAGTTTTGAGCACAGGGTAGTTTGTAATTTAGCTTATAAAGCGGCCATATTTTTTGGTACCTAGGCTCACATTAGAATCAatgattcttatatatatatatatatttgttttttaaaaaaaaaaccatgtggaatTAAACTGATTAAGTGCTGCTTCATAGTATGGCTTGTTTGGAGACTACAATATGTTTCTCTTTGTTCCAGGACTTTTGTCACACTAAAGGCAATGAGGGAACCATTGGAATACTGGAGCATTCAGCTTTTCCAAGGAAAGATGTCAACCAAAGAGCAGACAAGGTGTGTGAACAGGGAGCTTTAGATGACATTCCAATGGAAATTGTAGAACTCATGGCAAAGAATCAGTATGAGAGGTGTCTTCCTGATGGTGAATACGAAAAATGCCAGTTAGAAACAACTAGTAGTTCAAGGAGGAGTCAGACAATAAATTTCAGTCAATTATATGGGCTTGGAGGATTAAGCTTATTTCATCAGGAAACTACTCGGAAACAGAACCCTCCAGCTAGAAGAAATGACATAATAAAGATTGGTGAAATGGCTGGACCAACTAAACAAAAGGAAGTGGATTTCTTTTCTCAAGCTGATCGAAACCCGTTCAGCATGAGGCAACTGGAAAAAACTCGTTCCCCTGTAGGGTTTGGGGCATTTCTACAACTTCAAGAGAAGCCATCCGGCAGATTCCAACATCCTGCTTCCAGTTATAACTTACAAAACACTCCTCAAATTTGCAAACAGAGAGGGGAAGTGATGGGGAATAGGTCTTGTCATACCAGGTTCCAGACCCCAGGACCATGTAACACATGCCAGAGCATTCCGCAGCAAAGTAAGGAAGCAAATCAACTTTGGTCATCAATGATGCCAAATCACATGCCCTTTGTATATAGCATTCCTCCAAAGTGTGTGACTCCATCCACCAATGTTGATGTGTTTCCTCATTCTCCTGGCACTGTGCTCAAGGAAAATATGAATGGGGATCGTGTTCTTAAGTTTCCAAACAAGAATGCTGCCAACCTTGGAAAACAAAACAGGAATCTTGGTTCAGAAACGCTCCTCAGGGCACATGCAGAATACCCTTTTGCTGGAAAACATAATGGGATTGAACTTAATCATAAGCCAATGGGGTCCTTAGAACTGTATTCTAATGAAACAATACCAGCTATGCACTTGCTCAGCCTCATGGATGCAGGAGTGCAGTCCAGTGCACCGATCAATATGGATGTAAACCCAAAGTTCCTCAAGAGACCTGCCATTATTCACAATGCTGAACCAAAGGAGTTTTCTAGGCTGGACACTGGGGCATTTAAAGTCATTTCTACTTTGAAGCACCCACCACGTAATCATAATGgtaaaaatcaacttgaagaGAGTTCCCGTGACCTTATTCCTATCATGCAAACAACAGCTGGTGCATCTTCTTTGTCAATTCGACATGATAAACGTATTAGGAAGCCTGTTGATCTTCCCAGTCCAGTTATTCAATataaagagaggagaaaaggtTCTGATTCACGCACACAGAATAAGGCAAATAGGTCACAGACATCAGCAAAAGGTGGTTTTGGCACCAACTGTGGATCAATTCCAGCTCATAGCATGCAGATAATGTCTTTTGGTGCTCCAGATCCTTCAGTGTTTTCATTGCCATTCTGTGCATTGGAAAACCCGAACAAGCACAAGTTGAAGTCCCATGATAACAATAGAACTGTTCACCCCCACAAAATCAGCTCTGAGACTGAAGTCTGCAGTGTGAACAGAAACCCTGCTGATTTTACCATACCGGAAGCTGGAAATATGTATATGATTGCAGGTGAAGCCCTTCGATTTGAAAAGGACGTTCCTTTTGCAAATGGATCTCACTCGCTTAAATTGGATGGGCGCAAACGACAGAGGAAGCTTCCTGCTATGAAAGACCATAGACGACCTCCAATGTCATGATTATCTGAAATTTCAATGCTGGTAGCTTTTTACAACCTGTATCATTTTCTGATTgattaattttcatgttttgactTAATGGACAAGTTAGATAGCTTCTTTCATAAAAGTTGTTGCTTGTTTTCatgaatttcttatttcatttcaGCAGGTGCAGTCTTGCTTCCCATGCCAGCTTCTGCAACATCAGAAAATGTCAAAAGCTTTATGAAGATCGCAACTGCtgaaattgatattaattttggaACCACGAATCCA
It contains:
- the LOC133673877 gene encoding protein EMBRYONIC FLOWER 1-like isoform X1, whose translation is MESTVLVEKNHPCSHSKLVSKVESSIRIDSITIDLDNVDEKIEAEKCSHFSMRGYVSEIRKRDWKMCWPFVSDGDSNNYEEQACLLPPLHVPKFRFWRCQNCVWEVGAKGTTNCHGTALKSCGAELKATNICSHGPNFDDAAILPSDVQEATNQEIPEGRQADVFASLNSTSKCHHSLSIDKNEKKTKDMNGSIIGKHMGSEDNLKQENHRLACVVTEVVSSPIQKADHSDEIVAFKSIGIDLCESGCGHHEVADAEFSKNLNCMVNNATGLCEAGKETSIDDQHKELIACGISGEVGNIDDGALSTANKDPVSRPSLELDEYDDPSSESAEIMVGHNSQDVLHENSSGLHRRKTRKVRLLTELLCENGDRDTDNRTRFSLPHAFPDASTGVDKISVLQEEVAIQGKVRRGLGHNSKRKLPQDEDSRSLEMRSPNKVCKEVGILKRDGEPAEPIVASESEEDASGRMGLQTGMKIQWAKNKVDRSPIVSKKKNKKVPSFDECLSPDPSQENLPNEIGEKNGDNSRPIAVDGVLAKSVHNAFIGREMDLFPLPDPRMEKNVSEYKKKGKMPQFDDYQVSPTPWNHDILREGPVIRKDVGTVNTGPVVFPFHSAQETSLEKGLDLSLNSYKTAQSYDGKHIPLVENRRSCLFTWQEGTSQIQATRKASKIEHAGNISFTSKISQDAPFEKGLHCDPNTKRPSLEMPFRREKQKYTSQVEIGGCSLMQKKDFCHTKGNEGTIGILEHSAFPRKDVNQRADKVCEQGALDDIPMEIVELMAKNQYERCLPDGEYEKCQLETTSSSRRSQTINFSQLYGLGGLSLFHQETTRKQNPPARRNDIIKIGEMAGPTKQKEVDFFSQADRNPFSMRQLEKTRSPVGFGAFLQLQEKPSGRFQHPASSYNLQNTPQICKQRGEVMGNRSCHTRFQTPGPCNTCQSIPQQSKEANQLWSSMMPNHMPFVYSIPPKCVTPSTNVDVFPHSPGTVLKENMNGDRVLKFPNKNAANLGKQNRNLGSETLLRAHAEYPFAGKHNGIELNHKPMGSLELYSNETIPAMHLLSLMDAGVQSSAPINMDVNPKFLKRPAIIHNAEPKEFSRLDTGAFKVISTLKHPPRNHNGKNQLEESSRDLIPIMQTTAGASSLSIRHDKRIRKPVDLPSPVIQYKERRKGSDSRTQNKANRSQTSAKGGFGTNCGSIPAHSMQIMSFGAPDPSVFSLPFCALENPNKHKLKSHDNNRTVHPHKISSETEVCSVNRNPADFTIPEAGNMYMIAGEALRFEKDVPFANGSHSLKLDGRKRQRKLPAMKDHRRPPMS
- the LOC133673877 gene encoding protein EMBRYONIC FLOWER 1-like isoform X2, producing the protein MESTVLVEKNHPCSHSKLVSKVESSIRIDSITIDLDNVDEKIEAEKCSHFSMRGYVSEIRKRDWKMCWPFVSDGDSNNYEEQACLLPPLHVPKFRFWRCQNCVWEVGAKGTTNCHGTALKSCGAELKATNICSHGPNFDDAAILPSDVQEATNQEIPEGRQADVFASLNSTSKCHHSLSIDKNEKKTKDMNGSIIGKHMGSEDNLKQENHRLACVVTEVVSSPIQKADHSDEIAFKSIGIDLCESGCGHHEVADAEFSKNLNCMVNNATGLCEAGKETSIDDQHKELIACGISGEVGNIDDGALSTANKDPVSRPSLELDEYDDPSSESAEIMVGHNSQDVLHENSSGLHRRKTRKVRLLTELLCENGDRDTDNRTRFSLPHAFPDASTGVDKISVLQEEVAIQGKVRRGLGHNSKRKLPQDEDSRSLEMRSPNKVCKEVGILKRDGEPAEPIVASESEEDASGRMGLQTGMKIQWAKNKVDRSPIVSKKKNKKVPSFDECLSPDPSQENLPNEIGEKNGDNSRPIAVDGVLAKSVHNAFIGREMDLFPLPDPRMEKNVSEYKKKGKMPQFDDYQVSPTPWNHDILREGPVIRKDVGTVNTGPVVFPFHSAQETSLEKGLDLSLNSYKTAQSYDGKHIPLVENRRSCLFTWQEGTSQIQATRKASKIEHAGNISFTSKISQDAPFEKGLHCDPNTKRPSLEMPFRREKQKYTSQVEIGGCSLMQKKDFCHTKGNEGTIGILEHSAFPRKDVNQRADKVCEQGALDDIPMEIVELMAKNQYERCLPDGEYEKCQLETTSSSRRSQTINFSQLYGLGGLSLFHQETTRKQNPPARRNDIIKIGEMAGPTKQKEVDFFSQADRNPFSMRQLEKTRSPVGFGAFLQLQEKPSGRFQHPASSYNLQNTPQICKQRGEVMGNRSCHTRFQTPGPCNTCQSIPQQSKEANQLWSSMMPNHMPFVYSIPPKCVTPSTNVDVFPHSPGTVLKENMNGDRVLKFPNKNAANLGKQNRNLGSETLLRAHAEYPFAGKHNGIELNHKPMGSLELYSNETIPAMHLLSLMDAGVQSSAPINMDVNPKFLKRPAIIHNAEPKEFSRLDTGAFKVISTLKHPPRNHNGKNQLEESSRDLIPIMQTTAGASSLSIRHDKRIRKPVDLPSPVIQYKERRKGSDSRTQNKANRSQTSAKGGFGTNCGSIPAHSMQIMSFGAPDPSVFSLPFCALENPNKHKLKSHDNNRTVHPHKISSETEVCSVNRNPADFTIPEAGNMYMIAGEALRFEKDVPFANGSHSLKLDGRKRQRKLPAMKDHRRPPMS